The proteins below are encoded in one region of Chloroflexota bacterium:
- a CDS encoding acyltransferase: MTGKEQQPSQATFLEQSAWTSRWRIFARPRRLLNKLLGHWARHSVWVTPRMRAGIHAWRGVDFVDHRRVFIGDNVVFDQLHPERIHIGVNVKITDGAKILTHFYDPAYNEHAMWVGDVVIEDDVFIGMNAIIAAAVSIGRGAVVGTGAVVTQDIPAGAIAGGVPARIIGQRGDKSLPEEISGAWSA, from the coding sequence ATGACCGGGAAAGAGCAGCAACCTTCACAGGCCACGTTCCTGGAGCAATCCGCCTGGACCAGCCGTTGGCGCATCTTTGCCAGGCCCCGGCGGCTCCTAAACAAGCTTCTCGGTCACTGGGCCCGCCACAGCGTGTGGGTCACGCCTCGAATGAGAGCTGGCATCCACGCCTGGCGTGGCGTCGATTTTGTCGATCATCGTCGGGTGTTCATCGGCGATAACGTGGTATTTGACCAACTTCACCCGGAAAGAATCCATATCGGCGTCAATGTGAAGATCACCGACGGTGCCAAGATATTAACACATTTCTACGACCCCGCTTACAACGAGCATGCCATGTGGGTCGGGGATGTCGTGATCGAGGATGATGTCTTCATCGGCATGAACGCGATCATCGCTGCAGCGGTGAGCATCGGCCGCGGGGCGGTGGTGGGCACTGGTGCCGTGGTGACGCAAGACATCCCCGCCGGCGCCATCGCCGGCGGGGTCCCGGCCCGCATCATCGGCCAGCGCGGCGACAAATCGCTGCCGGAAGAGATTAGCGGTGCCTGGAGCGCCTGA
- a CDS encoding class I SAM-dependent methyltransferase: protein MVQRAYQGELAARYDARRFRGAGGRYVNMRELDTVLASLPSGTRTVLDVPTGTGRVALTLAGQGFDVTSIDLSQDMLALVGSSESGPNAPILVQADASVLPLLPYSFDACVCLRFIHFFGPDRQDQVARLLRELARVVKPGGTLIVDTNRRSPRHLGFAGRQLSTVHYHRDSDFAELLVQAGLEITQRHEMFFLAPMLYNRLPELMVRLLEQGELALPSNWRVRVFWICRKTTNTR from the coding sequence ATGGTTCAGCGAGCCTACCAGGGCGAGTTGGCCGCTCGCTACGATGCCCGGCGCTTTCGTGGCGCCGGCGGTCGCTACGTCAATATGCGGGAGTTGGACACCGTTCTGGCCTCTCTTCCCTCAGGAACGAGAACGGTCCTCGACGTGCCCACAGGGACTGGACGCGTCGCCCTGACCCTGGCCGGGCAGGGCTTCGATGTCACCAGCATCGATCTTTCCCAGGATATGCTGGCACTTGTCGGCAGCAGTGAAAGTGGTCCAAACGCGCCGATCCTGGTCCAGGCTGACGCCTCGGTCTTACCCCTGCTGCCATATAGTTTCGACGCCTGTGTTTGCCTGCGCTTCATCCACTTCTTTGGGCCCGACAGGCAGGATCAAGTGGCCAGGTTGCTGCGTGAACTGGCTCGCGTCGTCAAACCGGGCGGCACACTTATCGTGGATACCAACCGCCGGAGCCCTCGGCATCTGGGTTTCGCCGGAAGGCAACTGTCCACGGTCCATTATCACCGGGATTCCGATTTTGCCGAACTCCTGGTGCAGGCTGGGCTGGAGATCACCCAGCGGCACGAGATGTTTTTCCTGGCACCGATGTTGTACAATCGTTTGCCAGAGTTGATGGTACGGCTGCTGGAGCAGGGAGAATTAGCCTTGCCTTCCAACTGGCGGGTGCGAGTTTTCTGGATATGTCGCAAGACAACGAACACACGGTAG
- a CDS encoding lysylphosphatidylglycerol synthase transmembrane domain-containing protein gives MSQDNEHTVDADLRSGRRRRWTRLLAAMAMSAILVALLSRQTSLGEIAVVLASSDRRLILLGFAIYAVANWFKGLRFRLATSTDRPVTRLDVYETTCLYNMATGLLPFGAGEISYPYLMRRWHDVGISQSTPALVVTRLFDLIMVSLIFLVSALVIRQQLAMSSQLIFVALVVLAAAIVALILAPWMGDRLLKILESLHTRWSPERLRQGGNRVLAAGHRFIDNLRQISNIGQVAAIGFYSFLIWGISYLVFLVVIQALGYDFNYWMAAFCASLALMTNLLPIQGIAGLGVREVGWILGLTALGFSTAEATTLAFSIHAVTLSYLILLGLLAGLTSTVRRSIRRQEGIA, from the coding sequence ATGTCGCAAGACAACGAACACACGGTAGATGCCGACCTAAGGTCCGGGCGCCGGCGGCGCTGGACTCGCCTGCTGGCAGCGATGGCTATGTCGGCCATTCTGGTCGCCCTGTTATCGCGCCAGACCTCCCTGGGCGAGATCGCAGTCGTCCTGGCATCCAGCGACCGGCGACTGATCCTGCTGGGCTTTGCCATCTATGCGGTGGCCAACTGGTTCAAAGGCCTGCGCTTCCGCCTGGCCACGTCGACCGACCGACCCGTCACCAGACTGGATGTCTACGAAACCACTTGCCTGTACAACATGGCGACCGGCCTGCTGCCCTTCGGCGCTGGCGAGATTTCCTATCCCTATCTCATGCGTCGTTGGCATGACGTGGGCATCAGCCAGAGTACCCCGGCGCTGGTGGTTACCCGTCTCTTCGATTTGATCATGGTCAGCCTGATCTTCCTGGTCTCCGCGCTGGTCATTCGCCAGCAATTGGCCATGTCGTCACAATTGATCTTCGTTGCCCTGGTGGTGCTGGCCGCAGCTATCGTCGCCTTGATTCTGGCGCCGTGGATGGGCGACCGATTGTTGAAAATCCTTGAAAGTCTCCACACGCGTTGGTCGCCCGAACGCCTTCGGCAAGGGGGTAACCGGGTCCTTGCTGCGGGCCATCGCTTTATCGATAACCTGCGCCAGATCAGCAACATTGGCCAGGTCGCCGCCATCGGTTTCTATTCATTCCTGATCTGGGGCATCAGTTATCTGGTATTTCTGGTCGTCATTCAGGCGTTGGGCTACGATTTCAACTACTGGATGGCCGCTTTTTGCGCTTCACTGGCGCTCATGACCAATTTGCTGCCGATCCAGGGCATTGCCGGACTCGGTGTTAGGGAAGTAGGCTGGATACTGGGATTGACCGCCCTCGGGTTTTCCACGGCTGAAGCAACCACGCTGGCTTTCAGCATCCATGCCGTGACGTTGAGCTACCTGATTTTGTTGGGACTGCTGGCGGGCCTGACTTCGACAGTTCGTCGCAGCATCCGCCGCCAGGAAGGAATCGCATGA
- a CDS encoding NAD-dependent epimerase/dehydratase family protein, translating into MKVFIAGMDGYLGWTLAQYLTARGHQVAGVDAYFRRQWVAEMDSHSATPIADMPDRLHAFEERWGEAPYYKTGDLTDWNLVKGIFEDFQPEAIVHLGECPSAPYSMIDVQHATWVQVNNIVGTFNILFAMHDITPDAHLVKLGTMGEYGTPNVDIPEGFFDIEFRGRKDRLPFPRQAGSWYHWSKVHGSNNIMFACKIWNLRSTDIMQGVVYGTRIDEMGDDERLLTRLDFDQSFGTAINRFCCQSVIGEPMTPFGIGHQKRGFLPLRDSMQCMTLAIENPPEAGEYRVFNQFEETYDVTELALKVQKVSRELGLDGQIRNIENPRMEMEEHYYEPDHQHLLDLGYQPTHDMEAELRVMLGDLITYSDRIEAVKDVLIPDIRWDGTRRKSRWLNEE; encoded by the coding sequence GTGAAAGTATTCATTGCGGGAATGGATGGCTATCTTGGTTGGACCCTGGCCCAGTACCTGACCGCCCGCGGCCATCAGGTCGCCGGCGTTGACGCCTACTTCCGCCGCCAATGGGTGGCGGAGATGGACAGCCACAGCGCCACGCCGATTGCAGACATGCCCGATCGTCTGCATGCCTTCGAGGAACGATGGGGCGAAGCGCCTTATTACAAAACCGGTGACCTGACCGATTGGAATCTGGTCAAGGGCATCTTCGAGGACTTCCAGCCGGAGGCCATCGTACACCTGGGCGAGTGCCCCTCGGCGCCCTATTCGATGATCGATGTCCAGCACGCCACCTGGGTACAGGTAAACAACATCGTGGGCACCTTCAACATCCTCTTCGCCATGCATGACATCACACCTGACGCCCACCTGGTCAAGCTGGGCACCATGGGTGAGTACGGCACGCCCAATGTGGACATTCCCGAGGGCTTCTTCGACATCGAGTTCCGCGGCCGCAAGGATAGGCTGCCCTTCCCCCGCCAGGCCGGCTCCTGGTATCACTGGAGCAAGGTCCACGGCAGCAACAACATCATGTTCGCCTGCAAGATCTGGAACCTGCGCAGCACCGACATCATGCAGGGCGTGGTCTACGGCACGCGCATCGACGAGATGGGGGATGACGAGCGCCTGCTGACCCGGCTCGATTTCGACCAGAGCTTCGGTACCGCCATCAACCGCTTCTGCTGCCAGTCGGTCATCGGCGAGCCCATGACCCCCTTCGGCATCGGCCATCAGAAGCGCGGTTTCCTGCCGTTAAGGGACTCGATGCAATGCATGACCCTCGCCATCGAAAATCCGCCGGAGGCCGGCGAATATCGGGTATTCAACCAGTTCGAGGAGACCTATGACGTCACCGAATTGGCTCTGAAGGTGCAAAAGGTATCGCGTGAGCTGGGCCTTGACGGCCAGATTCGCAACATCGAGAACCCGCGCATGGAGATGGAAGAGCACTACTACGAGCCCGACCACCAACATCTGCTCGACCTGGGCTACCAACCCACCCACGATATGGAAGCGGAGCTGCGCGTGATGCTGGGCGACCTGATCACCTATAGCGACCGTATCGAGGCGGTCAAGGATGTATTGATTCCAGATATTCGATGGGATGGCACGCGGCGCAAATCGCGATGGTTGAATGAAGAATAG
- a CDS encoding DUF2304 family protein, with protein MSLLRIAGLIVSLTLFAFVLVAKRGRRISNQDALLALFMAAGLLLVSLFPDAFNTVLGWFSFNKGGGGRLIGLLIFSNFLLFLLYLRTRAGIAENQQTLNRLVQAMAQAEFRRQYGQEGGAPIAVIIPAYNEAENIGNVLQRLPQQVGGLDVDAIVVVDGATDDTTDVVRQSQAAAVTHIINRGGGAALKAGYELALERGAEIIVSLDADGQHLPEEIPLLVAPILDDQADLVNGSRVLGSYEKESEVRALGVVLFNWLISALTLTHITDCSNAFRAIRAGDLARLDLRQTQYHSTEMLIEAFKKGLRVIEVPITVRRRASGESKKGPTVRYALGFTRAIFSTWLR; from the coding sequence ATGTCGCTACTTCGGATTGCCGGTCTCATCGTCAGCCTCACCCTTTTCGCCTTCGTGCTGGTAGCCAAGCGCGGCAGGCGAATCAGCAACCAGGACGCTCTGCTGGCCTTGTTCATGGCGGCCGGCCTGCTGCTCGTTTCCCTCTTCCCCGATGCCTTCAACACGGTCCTGGGCTGGTTCAGCTTCAACAAGGGGGGCGGCGGGCGACTGATCGGGCTGTTGATCTTTTCCAATTTTCTGCTCTTCCTGCTCTATCTACGCACCCGGGCCGGCATCGCCGAAAACCAGCAGACTCTGAACCGCCTGGTGCAGGCCATGGCACAGGCGGAGTTTCGCCGCCAGTACGGTCAGGAGGGCGGCGCACCGATCGCAGTAATCATCCCAGCCTACAACGAGGCCGAGAACATTGGAAATGTGTTGCAGCGCTTGCCCCAGCAGGTCGGCGGGTTGGATGTGGACGCCATCGTGGTGGTGGATGGCGCCACCGACGATACGACCGACGTGGTGCGCCAGAGTCAGGCCGCGGCCGTCACCCATATCATCAACCGGGGCGGCGGCGCGGCCCTGAAAGCGGGCTACGAATTGGCGCTGGAGCGGGGCGCCGAGATCATCGTCTCCCTGGACGCTGATGGCCAGCATCTGCCGGAGGAAATTCCTCTCCTCGTGGCGCCCATTCTCGACGATCAGGCCGACCTGGTCAACGGCTCCCGCGTGCTGGGCTCCTACGAGAAGGAGAGCGAGGTGCGAGCCCTGGGCGTCGTACTCTTCAACTGGCTGATCAGCGCATTGACTTTGACCCACATCACCGATTGTTCCAACGCCTTTCGAGCCATCAGAGCCGGGGATCTGGCCCGGCTCGACCTGCGCCAGACTCAGTATCACAGCACGGAGATGCTCATCGAGGCATTCAAGAAGGGCTTGCGGGTTATCGAGGTCCCAATCACCGTTCGGCGCCGAGCCAGCGGCGAGAGCAAAAAGGGGCCGACTGTGCGCTACGCATTGGGCTTCACGCGGGCGATTTTCTCCACGTGGCTGCGCTGA
- a CDS encoding glycosyltransferase family 4 protein translates to MDRLQKRPHILLASPDASLEMANQSPVGMPIAPDQVEAVLNGLGYQVEWWSPPAAGVNQVLKNVRLLRHYLRTADTDLLHLFLLNPSLAWISGLLVRAGSAPVLTTFSTQCHEGFNWLLHNGSLDAMSWYMFKYVAYHPLWARLSARMPNSAAFSVASQFQIDQLKHLGFPADRLHVVPNTTDITPNAMPAQRDSRRFRIGFMGHFTPSKGVDLLLEAFEQVAGELDSSELMLAWSGRGDSGAVRQAIQRSRYADCIRLWGRVDRVQFLRGLDLLVQPYRHLVGTQLFPNTLLEAVTVGVPLVTSDIRPLDELPGGEAASLVRPGDPAAVAQAILALADDPAARLRQLANQQKVARRCSPTVVAAAFHQIYQQLLTRRR, encoded by the coding sequence ATGGACAGGCTGCAGAAACGCCCGCACATCCTTCTTGCCAGCCCCGACGCCAGCCTGGAGATGGCCAACCAATCCCCGGTCGGTATGCCCATCGCACCAGACCAGGTAGAGGCGGTACTGAACGGGCTGGGCTATCAGGTTGAATGGTGGTCTCCACCTGCCGCAGGGGTGAATCAAGTGCTAAAAAATGTGCGCTTACTGCGCCATTACTTGCGTACGGCGGATACCGATTTGTTACATCTTTTCCTGTTGAATCCCAGCCTGGCCTGGATATCGGGACTGCTTGTTCGTGCCGGATCGGCACCGGTTCTGACCACCTTTTCGACCCAATGCCACGAAGGTTTTAATTGGCTCCTGCACAATGGATCGCTGGACGCGATGAGTTGGTATATGTTCAAATATGTTGCCTACCATCCGCTCTGGGCCAGGCTCAGCGCAAGGATGCCCAACAGTGCTGCCTTCAGTGTCGCCAGCCAGTTTCAGATCGATCAACTGAAACACCTGGGGTTTCCCGCCGATCGCCTGCATGTTGTGCCGAATACCACTGATATCACGCCCAATGCAATGCCGGCCCAACGTGATTCCAGGCGGTTTCGCATCGGCTTCATGGGGCACTTTACCCCCTCCAAGGGCGTTGATCTGTTGCTGGAAGCATTCGAACAGGTAGCTGGCGAGTTAGACTCGTCAGAGCTGATGTTGGCATGGAGCGGGCGTGGAGATAGTGGCGCAGTGCGCCAGGCCATCCAACGCAGTCGCTACGCTGACTGCATCAGGCTGTGGGGCAGAGTCGACAGGGTTCAATTCCTGCGTGGCCTCGATCTGCTGGTTCAGCCTTATCGACACCTGGTTGGTACACAGCTTTTCCCGAATACCTTGCTCGAGGCAGTCACCGTTGGGGTGCCCCTGGTAACCTCCGATATCCGCCCTCTCGATGAGTTACCGGGTGGCGAGGCTGCCTCCCTGGTGCGGCCCGGCGATCCTGCGGCCGTCGCTCAGGCTATTTTGGCACTGGCTGATGATCCAGCGGCGCGGCTCAGGCAACTGGCTAACCAACAGAAGGTCGCCCGACGTTGCTCGCCGACCGTGGTGGCTGCAGCTTTTCATCAGATTTATCAACAGCTTTTGACCAGGAGAAGATAA
- a CDS encoding sulfatase-like hydrolase/transferase, giving the protein MITGRLTLQFLMASLMLWISLAPVLRAQVGTRKATNTRANIVLLLTDDQDLRLGSLDVMPRLEDLIANQGMTFANAFVPISLCCPARVSLLTGQYAHNHQNYYNLPPLGGFQKFHDNGQEETTIAVTLEDAGYQTALIGKYLNNYPTIPPLTPSEIAGMDDFRRGQLRSLQAVDELVESVVLTLQDAGQLENTYIFFASDNGLHMGQHRYQVGKGTPYAEDLQIPLLVRGPGVAPGTSDGRLAALIDLAPTFAEIAETSPLVPSDGRSLLPLMLGGTPPDGWRQAILFEHWRPESNAAAFPNFGSVIPEALTHRSIGSDPPVPDFTGLRTESYKYISRIGPARELYDMVSDPYEIYNQYDDADLTFKNQLSSWLNAYFVCAGSGCQEIDSAQPPPWALLYHRADINRDGNVDVSDVTLAAACWKQYEPGICGDRMDLDYDADIDVVDVQRVAAAWNS; this is encoded by the coding sequence ATGATTACCGGACGGTTGACGCTACAATTCCTGATGGCCAGCCTTATGTTGTGGATCAGTTTGGCACCGGTACTGCGCGCCCAGGTTGGTACCCGCAAGGCAACCAACACCAGGGCGAACATCGTGCTTCTCCTGACCGATGACCAGGACCTTCGGTTGGGAAGCTTGGATGTGATGCCCCGCCTGGAGGATCTGATTGCCAACCAGGGCATGACCTTTGCCAACGCATTTGTGCCGATCTCATTGTGTTGTCCTGCACGGGTATCTCTGCTCACCGGACAGTATGCCCACAATCACCAGAACTACTACAATCTTCCCCCTTTGGGAGGTTTCCAGAAATTTCATGACAATGGTCAGGAAGAGACCACAATCGCAGTCACCCTGGAAGATGCCGGCTACCAGACGGCACTGATAGGGAAATATCTGAATAACTATCCCACCATTCCTCCACTGACTCCATCAGAAATCGCAGGTATGGACGACTTTCGACGCGGGCAACTGCGGTCGCTGCAGGCGGTCGATGAGTTAGTGGAAAGCGTCGTTTTAACCCTCCAGGATGCCGGTCAGTTGGAAAACACCTACATCTTCTTCGCATCAGACAACGGTCTGCACATGGGGCAACATCGCTATCAAGTCGGAAAGGGCACTCCCTATGCAGAGGATCTTCAGATTCCCCTGCTGGTAAGAGGTCCAGGTGTTGCGCCGGGAACCAGCGACGGTCGCCTCGCCGCACTTATCGATCTTGCGCCCACTTTTGCGGAGATAGCGGAAACGTCACCCCTGGTGCCCAGCGACGGTCGTTCGTTGCTGCCCCTCATGCTTGGCGGAACGCCTCCTGATGGCTGGCGCCAGGCAATCTTGTTCGAACACTGGCGTCCCGAGTCGAATGCGGCGGCCTTCCCTAATTTTGGCAGCGTGATTCCCGAAGCTCTCACCCACCGATCTATCGGTTCGGATCCGCCGGTACCGGATTTCACCGGCTTGCGCACAGAATCGTACAAATATATCTCCCGCATTGGCCCCGCCCGCGAGTTGTACGACATGGTATCCGATCCCTACGAAATATACAACCAGTACGATGATGCGGATCTGACTTTCAAGAACCAACTCTCCTCCTGGTTGAATGCGTATTTCGTCTGCGCGGGGTCGGGCTGTCAGGAGATAGACAGTGCTCAGCCCCCACCATGGGCGCTGCTCTACCATCGAGCTGATATCAACCGCGATGGCAACGTCGATGTCAGCGATGTTACATTGGCTGCTGCATGTTGGAAACAGTATGAACCAGGCATCTGCGGTGATCGCATGGATCTGGACTACGATGCCGATATCGATGTCGTCGATGTCCAGCGTGTGGCTGCGGCCTGGAACTCTTAA
- a CDS encoding tetratricopeptide repeat protein → MATDNSKPAMPRWWPIVALAVLILFHAAANMIWLWQDTRILFGDTGNHARISMKIAHILSEPDVGVFGGISEATTFWPPLTYLFTQPLYLIFGFNPDVSVATNTVLLALLIILTYLIGQRLYNQTAGVLAAAMVSFYPIVATISRTYYLDISLAVMVAAAFYLLLRSEAFSQTGSSLVFGALLGLGLLTKKTFFIFALGPGIAVAIMALTAEKGNGWRDLMAWRPQQPMGPDGAKLLRRLANLAGAVVLALIIALPWYLAHMETISRQASVVENVASGGFRDRPIWWYLSWLDDILLLLPFILFIVGFVTGLLEFRRNWFPIIWIVVPGIIYPLVSRGHMRYMIPLLPAVALLSAQWMVGIRRPALRRGLIALTIGFQLVAFFVVSWGLPSTLQERYAGPVQDSFRPFNVKSPEERPLVDLAAPIYFQFPPKAHPWPVRPILDFVWRDIEAGASPEESQRLTLLFKLVDFGYSSFSYENQLARERGRPAAQSLTIGDVPGIRDFALMLMDHDYLIFNSGVGGWREEANLINQRWLAGDQVLKDRFASISTISLGDGNVVEVLKRTGPPVKQLPPDEQRRILEYVLELSPESTQAQKLLARLNGEPVPLSASTQQQTIDPAVQAILNDAESLRAADNQAGAEAALLEGLQTRPDSLALWLALGDLYALGNRVQEADQAFSQALEIAPDDPSILLEQGKLWEAIAKAGDNPDAGDAWDKAANAYQRVIEVNPDAVRAYLGLAKYHRTRDDNEGAIDVYRRGLRHIPDNPWLNFGLGQTYFAIDRAEEALPYYQKAVELSPDNGSYHFQVGRASIELSSWDQAADALARALELDPNYADNLSFQYNLGKVHLGLEDYRKAVNSFTQVLDVNPRHQGAQFLLGEAQQGAGDDAEAAAAYRAVITQWPNSTLGQEAARRLQGLEN, encoded by the coding sequence GTGGCGACAGACAATTCCAAGCCGGCGATGCCGCGCTGGTGGCCAATTGTTGCGCTGGCAGTTCTGATTCTATTCCACGCGGCAGCCAATATGATCTGGCTGTGGCAGGACACCCGAATCCTGTTTGGTGATACAGGCAACCACGCTCGCATCAGCATGAAGATCGCTCACATCCTGAGCGAGCCAGATGTGGGTGTCTTTGGTGGTATCAGTGAGGCCACCACCTTTTGGCCGCCCCTCACTTATCTATTCACCCAGCCCCTCTACCTGATCTTCGGGTTCAACCCCGACGTCTCCGTGGCGACCAATACCGTCCTTCTGGCCCTGTTGATCATTTTGACCTACCTGATCGGCCAGAGGCTCTACAATCAGACGGCCGGAGTCCTGGCCGCGGCCATGGTGTCGTTTTATCCCATCGTCGCCACCATCTCGCGCACCTACTATCTGGATATATCCCTGGCGGTGATGGTCGCGGCTGCTTTCTACCTCCTTCTGAGATCGGAGGCGTTTTCCCAGACAGGTTCCAGCCTTGTTTTTGGCGCGCTTCTCGGCCTGGGTCTCTTGACCAAAAAGACCTTTTTTATCTTCGCCCTGGGTCCCGGCATTGCAGTTGCAATCATGGCCCTGACCGCCGAGAAGGGTAATGGCTGGCGCGACCTGATGGCCTGGCGACCACAGCAACCCATGGGACCTGACGGTGCCAAACTGCTGCGACGCCTGGCCAACCTGGCAGGCGCGGTGGTCCTGGCTCTGATCATCGCCTTGCCCTGGTATCTCGCCCACATGGAGACGATTAGCAGACAGGCGAGTGTCGTCGAAAACGTTGCCAGCGGTGGTTTCCGTGACCGGCCCATATGGTGGTATCTTTCCTGGCTGGACGATATCCTCCTGTTATTGCCGTTCATCCTGTTCATCGTCGGATTTGTCACCGGGCTGCTCGAGTTCCGCCGAAACTGGTTCCCCATCATCTGGATTGTGGTGCCAGGCATTATCTATCCGTTGGTCTCTCGGGGGCATATGCGATACATGATACCGCTCTTGCCCGCCGTTGCGCTGCTGTCGGCCCAATGGATGGTTGGCATTCGCCGTCCCGCGCTGCGGCGAGGCCTGATCGCGCTGACGATCGGTTTCCAGCTGGTCGCTTTTTTCGTGGTAAGCTGGGGTCTGCCTTCCACGTTGCAGGAACGCTATGCAGGACCCGTACAGGACTCCTTCCGCCCATTTAACGTCAAATCGCCAGAAGAAAGGCCGCTAGTCGATCTGGCGGCACCTATCTACTTTCAATTCCCGCCCAAAGCCCATCCCTGGCCTGTTCGACCGATCCTTGATTTCGTTTGGCGTGATATCGAGGCAGGCGCATCCCCTGAAGAGTCACAGCGATTGACACTGCTGTTCAAGCTGGTGGATTTCGGATATTCCTCCTTCTCCTACGAAAATCAGCTGGCCAGGGAACGGGGCCGGCCCGCCGCTCAATCCCTTACCATAGGCGACGTTCCAGGGATAAGGGATTTTGCGCTCATGCTGATGGATCATGATTATTTGATCTTCAACAGCGGTGTGGGCGGTTGGCGGGAAGAAGCGAACCTGATCAACCAGCGCTGGCTGGCCGGCGACCAGGTTCTCAAGGACCGTTTTGCCAGCATCAGCACCATTTCCCTTGGCGACGGAAACGTCGTGGAGGTGCTCAAGCGCACCGGGCCACCAGTCAAACAACTGCCCCCCGATGAACAACGTCGCATACTCGAATACGTACTGGAACTGTCACCTGAGAGCACCCAGGCGCAGAAATTGCTGGCCCGCTTGAACGGAGAGCCAGTGCCCCTGTCTGCCTCGACGCAGCAACAGACAATTGATCCTGCCGTACAGGCTATCCTGAATGACGCGGAATCTCTGCGAGCCGCCGACAACCAGGCCGGGGCCGAGGCAGCGCTATTGGAAGGGCTGCAAACCAGGCCGGATTCCCTGGCACTTTGGCTGGCTTTGGGTGACCTGTATGCGCTGGGCAACAGAGTTCAAGAGGCAGACCAGGCCTTCTCCCAGGCGCTGGAGATTGCTCCGGATGATCCTTCAATCCTGCTGGAGCAAGGAAAACTCTGGGAGGCCATAGCCAAGGCAGGAGATAATCCCGATGCCGGCGATGCATGGGACAAAGCTGCGAACGCGTATCAGCGAGTCATCGAGGTGAATCCAGATGCAGTTCGCGCTTACCTGGGCCTGGCCAAATACCACAGAACTCGCGACGACAACGAGGGGGCTATCGACGTCTACCGCCGGGGGCTGCGGCATATTCCCGACAACCCCTGGCTCAATTTTGGCCTGGGCCAGACCTATTTCGCGATCGATAGGGCTGAGGAGGCCCTGCCTTATTATCAGAAAGCTGTCGAGTTATCGCCTGACAATGGCTCCTATCACTTTCAGGTTGGACGGGCTTCTATCGAATTGAGCAGTTGGGATCAGGCGGCTGATGCCCTTGCCAGAGCACTGGAGCTGGATCCGAATTATGCCGATAACCTGTCCTTCCAATACAACCTCGGTAAGGTACATTTGGGCCTGGAGGATTACCGTAAGGCCGTTAACTCGTTCACCCAGGTGCTCGACGTGAATCCCAGGCATCAGGGGGCCCAGTTTCTGTTGGGCGAAGCCCAGCAGGGTGCTGGTGATGACGCTGAGGCCGCAGCAGCCTATCGGGCGGTCATCACCCAATGGCCCAACTCGACTCTTGGCCAGGAAGCTGCCCGGCGCCTGCAGGGGTTGGAGAACTAA